In Thioclava sp. GXIMD2076, one DNA window encodes the following:
- the tolB gene encoding Tol-Pal system beta propeller repeat protein TolB, whose protein sequence is MMMAGLAAAGVMSAGLVATPAMAQDGGPLHVEITDGVIEPLPYAMPTFIAETPDAAKVAQDISSVINSDLSGTGLFRQIPQDAYIQRFSSFGTPVSYPDWTGIKAQALVVGAVSMQGGKAVVKFRLFDTYSGAEMGEGQQLAATPQSWRRLAHKVADTIYSRITGEGGYFDSRVAFVSETGPKNARQKRLAIMDYDGANVNYLTDSSTIVLAPRFSSDGSKLIYTTFETGFPRIKMMNVGNVSSQLLPETPGTMTFSPRFSPDGSSILYSMEQNGNTDLFRMSTGGGAPQRLTNSPAIETAPSYSPDGSQIVFESDRSGTQQLYVMSANGGEPTRISFGEGRYSTPVWSPRGDMIAFTKQHAGRFHIGVMRTDGSEERLLTASFLDEGPTWSPNGRVIMFTRESPGASGSASLWSVDISGRNLKKVPTPSAASDVTWSPLLQ, encoded by the coding sequence ATGATGATGGCCGGACTGGCTGCCGCAGGTGTGATGTCGGCGGGGCTGGTTGCCACTCCGGCCATGGCGCAGGATGGCGGCCCGCTACATGTCGAGATCACCGATGGCGTGATCGAGCCGCTGCCCTATGCGATGCCCACCTTTATCGCCGAGACGCCGGATGCCGCGAAAGTGGCACAGGATATTTCCAGCGTGATCAATTCCGATCTCTCGGGCACCGGCCTCTTCCGCCAGATCCCGCAGGATGCCTATATCCAGCGTTTCTCGAGCTTCGGCACGCCGGTCAGCTATCCCGACTGGACGGGAATCAAGGCGCAGGCGCTGGTGGTGGGCGCGGTCTCCATGCAGGGCGGCAAGGCCGTGGTGAAATTCCGTCTGTTCGATACCTATTCCGGCGCCGAGATGGGCGAGGGCCAGCAACTGGCCGCCACGCCGCAAAGCTGGCGCCGTCTGGCGCATAAGGTTGCCGATACGATCTATTCGCGCATCACGGGCGAGGGCGGCTATTTCGACAGCCGCGTGGCCTTCGTCTCCGAAACCGGCCCCAAAAATGCCCGTCAGAAACGTCTCGCGATCATGGATTATGATGGCGCGAACGTGAATTATCTCACCGATTCCAGCACCATCGTGCTGGCGCCGCGCTTCTCTTCGGACGGGTCCAAGCTGATCTACACCACCTTCGAGACCGGCTTCCCGCGCATCAAGATGATGAATGTCGGCAATGTCAGCTCGCAGCTCCTGCCCGAGACCCCCGGCACGATGACCTTCTCGCCGCGCTTCTCGCCCGATGGCAGCTCGATCCTCTATTCGATGGAACAGAACGGCAATACCGACCTCTTCCGCATGAGCACCGGTGGCGGCGCGCCCCAGCGCCTGACCAATAGCCCTGCGATCGAGACGGCCCCCTCCTACAGCCCTGACGGCTCGCAGATCGTGTTCGAATCCGACCGTTCGGGCACCCAGCAGCTCTATGTGATGAGCGCGAATGGCGGCGAGCCCACGCGGATCTCCTTCGGCGAGGGACGCTATTCGACGCCGGTCTGGTCGCCGCGCGGTGATATGATCGCCTTCACCAAACAGCATGCGGGCCGTTTCCACATCGGCGTGATGCGCACCGACGGTTCCGAGGAGCGCCTGCTGACGGCCTCGTTCCTCGACGAGGGTCCGACCTGGTCGCCCAATGGCCGCGTGATCATGTTCACCCGCGAGAGCCCCGGTGCGAGCGGCAGCGCGAGCCTGTGGTCGGTGGATATCTCGGGCCGTAACCTCAAGAAAGTGCCGACCCCGAGTGCTGCCTCCGACGTGACGTGGTCACCGCTCCTGCAGTGA
- the pal gene encoding peptidoglycan-associated lipoprotein Pal, producing the protein MKTAIKAALLLSALGLAACNNPDRFGDGSGVTDPGGAYGSGYGDGSVSQGNISDPNSPAYFQKTIGDMVHFVVDQSTLTPEATQILTQQAQWLTSHPNYTAVIEGHADEQGTREYNLALGARRASSVQSFLISQGVSGNRLRTVSYGKERPIAVCSAPECYAQNRRAVTVIAQGAGS; encoded by the coding sequence ATGAAAACCGCAATCAAAGCCGCCCTGCTGCTGAGCGCATTGGGCCTTGCCGCGTGTAACAATCCCGACCGCTTCGGCGACGGGTCGGGCGTCACCGATCCGGGCGGCGCTTACGGCAGCGGCTATGGCGACGGCTCGGTAAGCCAGGGCAATATCTCGGACCCGAACTCGCCCGCCTATTTCCAGAAGACCATCGGCGATATGGTCCATTTCGTGGTTGACCAGTCCACCCTAACGCCCGAAGCGACCCAGATCCTGACGCAGCAGGCACAATGGCTGACCTCGCATCCGAACTATACCGCCGTGATCGAAGGCCATGCCGACGAGCAAGGCACGCGCGAATACAACCTCGCCCTCGGTGCCCGTCGTGCAAGCTCGGTGCAATCCTTCCTGATCAGCCAAGGCGTGAGCGGCAACCGTCTGCGCACCGTCTCCTATGGTAAAGAGCGCCCGATCGCGGTCTGCTCGGCTCCCGAATGCTACGCCCAGAACCGTCGCGCCGTGACGGTGATCGCGCAAGGCGCAGGTTCCTGA
- the ybgF gene encoding tol-pal system protein YbgF: MRALKGVVCGLALMAGLPAFAQDQQSLADIRSELAQLSTQVQSLRQELVSSGSQGLQAAGGASALQRMDTMEASLSRLTSQTEELQNKINRVVSDGTNRIGDLEFRVCEMEQGCDIGSLGTTKPLGGEAATAAPAPAPAASNGSGQSSADLAMNEQSDFDRAKGVLDQGDFPRAAKELAAFAQSYTGGPLSDDALYYQGEALQKSGDMAGAARAWLNAFSTYPDGDKAPESLTKLGWALGQLGQRNEACTALGQVGTRYPQATAVSEAQSEMSKLGCM; the protein is encoded by the coding sequence ATGCGCGCGCTGAAGGGGGTAGTCTGCGGTCTGGCACTGATGGCGGGTCTGCCCGCCTTCGCGCAGGACCAGCAGTCTCTGGCCGATATCCGTTCGGAACTGGCGCAGCTCTCGACGCAGGTGCAAAGCCTGCGTCAGGAGTTGGTCTCGTCCGGTTCGCAGGGTCTGCAGGCGGCGGGCGGTGCCTCGGCGCTGCAACGTATGGATACAATGGAAGCGTCGCTCTCGCGCCTGACCTCACAGACCGAGGAACTCCAGAACAAGATCAACCGCGTTGTCAGCGATGGCACCAACCGGATCGGCGATCTGGAATTCCGTGTTTGCGAGATGGAGCAGGGCTGCGATATCGGATCTCTTGGCACGACCAAGCCGCTGGGCGGCGAGGCCGCAACCGCAGCACCGGCACCGGCGCCGGCGGCATCGAACGGATCGGGGCAATCGAGCGCCGATCTCGCGATGAACGAACAGTCGGACTTCGATCGGGCCAAGGGGGTGCTCGATCAGGGTGACTTTCCTCGCGCCGCGAAAGAGCTTGCGGCCTTTGCCCAATCCTATACGGGCGGCCCGCTGAGCGACGACGCGCTCTATTATCAGGGTGAGGCGCTGCAGAAATCCGGCGATATGGCAGGGGCGGCGCGCGCGTGGCTCAATGCCTTCTCGACCTATCCCGATGGCGACAAGGCACCGGAAAGCCTGACCAAACTGGGTTGGGCGCTGGGGCAACTCGGCCAGCGTAACGAGGCCTGCACGGCCTTGGGACAGGTGGGCACCCGCTATCCGCAGGCAACGGCCGTCTCGGAGGCACAATCCGAGATGTCGAAGCTCGGCTGTATGTGA
- the tilS gene encoding tRNA lysidine(34) synthetase TilS, with product MLERFIGRLAGQRVALAVSGGGDSMAMLYLLAGRLDLSVVTVDHGLRPEAADEARMVGQVAQSLGLTHHTLHWNAPAGGNLMDQARRARIGLMGEWARAQGIGHIAMAHTADDELETFIMRLARASGLQGLSGMRHAWCEAGVMWHRPMLDLGRGALRDYLRNRGGHWADDPSNDNPKYERVRIRKAAPQLAALGLTPEVISASVAHLARAEEALSQALVGMVARHVTVDRGDVLVSLDGLETELQGEFRRRLWAVILGWINGGEYAPRGTKLEAFCHDIGQTRTLAGVRRSHDGDFIRFTRELASVQALVVQGGEVWDRWRLRGSQDGIGLQGLSIGALGEAGLALCSDWRETGLPRASLMASPAVWAGETLVAAPLAGLPNGWIAEIAVPFAPSMLFTR from the coding sequence ATGCTCGAGCGATTCATCGGCCGTCTGGCGGGGCAGCGCGTGGCGCTGGCCGTGTCGGGCGGCGGGGATTCCATGGCGATGCTGTATCTGCTGGCGGGACGGCTGGATCTTTCGGTCGTGACCGTCGATCACGGGCTGCGCCCCGAAGCGGCTGACGAGGCGCGCATGGTGGGGCAGGTGGCACAAAGCCTTGGCCTTACCCATCATACGCTGCACTGGAACGCGCCTGCGGGCGGCAACCTGATGGATCAGGCGCGCCGTGCGCGGATCGGGTTGATGGGCGAATGGGCACGGGCGCAGGGCATTGGCCATATCGCGATGGCCCATACAGCCGATGACGAGCTGGAAACTTTTATCATGCGCCTTGCGCGGGCCTCGGGGCTGCAGGGCCTGTCGGGAATGCGGCATGCGTGGTGCGAGGCGGGAGTCATGTGGCACCGTCCCATGCTGGATCTCGGGCGGGGGGCGTTACGCGATTATCTGCGCAACCGAGGGGGACACTGGGCCGATGATCCGTCCAATGACAATCCCAAATACGAGCGCGTGCGCATCAGGAAGGCCGCCCCGCAACTCGCCGCACTGGGCCTGACGCCCGAGGTGATCTCTGCGAGTGTGGCCCATCTGGCCCGCGCCGAAGAGGCGCTTTCGCAGGCGCTGGTGGGGATGGTTGCGCGTCATGTGACGGTGGATCGTGGCGATGTGCTGGTGTCGCTCGATGGGCTCGAGACCGAGCTTCAGGGAGAATTCCGGCGCAGGCTCTGGGCCGTGATTCTCGGCTGGATCAATGGCGGGGAGTATGCGCCGCGCGGCACCAAGCTGGAGGCCTTCTGCCACGATATTGGGCAAACCCGGACGCTGGCCGGTGTCCGCCGCAGCCATGACGGTGATTTTATCCGCTTTACCCGCGAGTTGGCGTCTGTTCAGGCATTGGTGGTGCAGGGGGGTGAGGTGTGGGACCGATGGCGTCTACGGGGCTCGCAGGACGGGATCGGCCTGCAGGGCCTGAGTATAGGCGCCCTTGGCGAGGCGGGGCTGGCCCTGTGCTCGGACTGGCGCGAGACAGGGCTGCCGCGCGCCTCGCTTATGGCCAGCCCCGCGGTCTGGGCAGGTGAAACGCTTGTTGCCGCCCCCTTGGCAGGGCTGCCGAATGGCTGGATTGCAGAAATTGCCGTCCCGTTTGCGCCCTCAATGCTATTCACCCGTTGA